In the genome of Desulfuromonas sp. DDH964, one region contains:
- a CDS encoding metal-dependent hydrolase translates to MNKLTWYGHATLGLETGGHQLIIDPFFSGNPAASTTADEVSPDFILVSHGHGDHIGDAIAIARRTGTLVIANHEIVTWLGRQGLEKLHGQHLGGGHRHPFGYLKLTLALHGSMLPDGSYGGNPAGFLLTTNDGKKIYTAQDTGLFGDMRLIGEEGLEVAVIPIGDNYTMGPDDALRAVKLLQPKTVIPIHYNTFELLHQDAAAWKARVEAETDTKVAVLTPGESFSF, encoded by the coding sequence ATGAACAAACTGACCTGGTACGGCCACGCCACCCTCGGCCTCGAAACCGGTGGCCACCAACTGATCATCGACCCCTTTTTCAGCGGCAACCCGGCCGCCTCGACCACGGCGGACGAGGTCTCGCCCGATTTCATCCTGGTCAGCCACGGCCACGGCGACCATATCGGCGATGCCATCGCCATCGCCCGGCGCACTGGCACCCTGGTGATCGCCAACCACGAGATCGTCACCTGGCTCGGCCGGCAGGGGCTGGAGAAGCTCCACGGCCAGCACCTCGGCGGCGGCCACCGCCATCCCTTCGGCTACCTCAAGCTGACCCTCGCCCTGCACGGCTCGATGCTCCCCGACGGCTCCTACGGCGGCAACCCGGCCGGCTTTTTGCTGACCACCAACGACGGCAAGAAGATCTACACCGCCCAGGACACTGGGCTGTTCGGCGACATGCGGCTGATTGGCGAGGAGGGCCTGGAGGTGGCGGTGATCCCCATCGGCGACAACTACACCATGGGTCCCGACGACGCCCTGCGGGCGGTGAAGCTGCTGCAGCCGAAGACGGTGATTCCAATCCACTACAACACCTTCGAGCTGCTGCACCAGGACGCGGCGGCCTGGAAAGCCCGGGTCGAAGCCGAAACGGACACCAAGGTGGCGGTCCTGACGCCGGGGGAGAGCTTCAGCTTCTAG
- a CDS encoding SDR family oxidoreductase yields MSTLLITGANRGIGLELVKVFAGKGWRVLACCRRPEVATELQSLAAAASGVTIHRLEVTDGGQIAALATELAGTPIDILLNNAGIKGPKQQGFGQSDEEGWLETFRVNTIAPMRLTEALVEQVAASERRIVATLGTVMGSIAENSSGGYYAYRTSKAAVHMLMKGLAIDLAARGILTVSLHPGWVRTSMGGKSAPVAPAESAAGLAEVLLGLTPEQSGGLYDFEGKERPW; encoded by the coding sequence ATGTCGACACTTCTCATTACTGGAGCCAACCGCGGCATCGGCCTGGAGCTGGTCAAGGTCTTCGCCGGCAAGGGGTGGCGGGTGCTTGCCTGCTGCCGGCGCCCGGAGGTGGCCACGGAGCTGCAATCCCTGGCCGCCGCCGCATCCGGGGTCACGATCCACCGCCTCGAGGTGACCGACGGCGGGCAGATCGCCGCCCTGGCCACGGAGCTCGCCGGCACGCCGATCGATATCCTGCTCAACAACGCCGGGATCAAGGGGCCAAAGCAGCAGGGCTTCGGCCAGAGCGACGAGGAGGGCTGGCTCGAGACCTTCCGGGTCAATACCATTGCCCCGATGCGCCTGACCGAGGCTCTGGTTGAGCAGGTCGCCGCCAGCGAGCGGCGCATCGTCGCTACCCTCGGCACCGTCATGGGGAGCATTGCGGAGAATAGCAGCGGCGGATACTACGCCTACCGCACCTCGAAGGCAGCGGTGCATATGCTGATGAAGGGACTTGCCATCGACCTGGCGGCACGGGGCATTCTCACCGTCTCCCTTCATCCCGGCTGGGTACGCACCAGCATGGGTGGGAAATCCGCCCCGGTGGCGCCGGCCGAAAGTGCCGCCGGGCTAGCAGAGGTGCTCCTCGGCCTGACCCCGGAACAGAGCGGCGGACTTTACGACTTCGAGGGGAAAGAGCGTCCCTGGTGA
- a CDS encoding flavodoxin family protein, which translates to MKVVAFNGSPRKEGNTRQALNMVTAELEAAGIATEVVTVGDQVIRGCIACGMCAKNKDEKCVLPGDEVNTWIQQIKAADGVLLGSPVHYAAMSGAMKSFLDRAFYVAGMNGGLFRHKVGAAVVAVRRSGGIPAWEQLNNFLMYSEMLIPTSNYWNVIHGRMPGEVAQDEEGVQIMRVLGKNMAWLLQLVKHGKGAVTPPPQEKKAYMHFIR; encoded by the coding sequence ATGAAAGTCGTCGCATTCAACGGCAGTCCACGCAAGGAAGGAAACACCCGCCAGGCCTTGAACATGGTCACGGCGGAGCTGGAGGCGGCCGGGATCGCGACCGAGGTCGTCACCGTCGGCGACCAGGTGATCCGCGGCTGCATTGCCTGCGGCATGTGCGCCAAGAACAAGGACGAGAAGTGCGTCCTCCCCGGCGACGAGGTCAACACCTGGATTCAGCAGATCAAGGCGGCCGACGGCGTCCTCCTCGGCTCGCCGGTCCACTACGCCGCCATGTCGGGGGCGATGAAGTCCTTCCTCGACCGCGCCTTCTACGTCGCCGGCATGAACGGCGGCCTCTTCCGCCACAAGGTCGGCGCCGCGGTCGTCGCGGTGCGCCGCTCCGGCGGTATCCCGGCCTGGGAGCAGCTCAACAATTTCCTGATGTATTCGGAGATGCTGATCCCCACCTCCAACTACTGGAACGTGATCCACGGCCGCATGCCGGGGGAGGTGGCCCAGGACGAGGAAGGGGTGCAGATCATGCGGGTGCTCGGCAAGAACATGGCGTGGCTGCTGCAGCTGGTCAAACACGGCAAGGGGGCGGTGACGCCGCCCCCGCAGGAGAAAAAGGCCTACATGCACTTCATCCGCTGA
- a CDS encoding SOS response-associated peptidase — MCGRLSNHLPIPDLVDYFQLTKWLDFENRYNIAPSQKIPAIRQNEDQRELFLLHWGLVPHWAKDVKIGYRMINARAETLTEKPSFREPFHKRRCIIPASGFYEWQQGAKTRQPYYLFRQDHAPLALAGLWERWENPATPGVVLESCTIITTAANALMAALHQRMPAILEPEEFGAWLDPRQQGADLLPLLRPAAAGVLACFPVSTYVNKPGNEGADCVRPLDSPEA, encoded by the coding sequence ATGTGCGGCCGCCTCTCCAACCATCTCCCGATCCCGGATCTGGTCGACTATTTCCAGCTCACCAAATGGCTGGACTTTGAGAACCGCTACAACATCGCCCCCTCCCAGAAGATCCCCGCCATCCGCCAGAATGAAGACCAAAGAGAATTGTTCTTGCTGCACTGGGGGCTGGTACCGCACTGGGCGAAGGACGTGAAGATCGGCTACCGGATGATTAACGCACGGGCCGAGACGCTGACAGAAAAACCCTCCTTCCGCGAGCCCTTCCACAAACGGCGCTGCATCATCCCGGCGAGCGGCTTCTACGAGTGGCAGCAGGGTGCCAAGACGCGGCAACCCTATTACCTCTTTCGCCAGGACCACGCGCCCCTCGCCCTGGCCGGCCTGTGGGAGCGCTGGGAGAACCCGGCAACCCCGGGCGTGGTGCTGGAGTCCTGCACCATCATCACCACCGCGGCGAATGCGCTGATGGCAGCGCTCCACCAGCGGATGCCGGCGATCCTCGAACCGGAAGAATTTGGCGCCTGGCTTGACCCCCGCCAGCAGGGAGCAGACCTCCTCCCCCTGCTGCGGCCCGCCGCCGCAGGGGTGCTCGCCTGCTTCCCGGTCTCGACCTATGTGAACAAACCGGGGAACGAGGGAGCGGACTGTGTCCGCCCCCTCGACTCGCCGGAGGCCTAA
- a CDS encoding PKD domain-containing protein, producing the protein MKKNFLIWLLVLISINFLSACGGGGGDSGTGNPDPSVQYFVGGTVEGHNGTLSVQNSQGDVRKIFTFNDSFMFSSKYFGGDEYAVAIYEHPIGQHCTIDHPTGIAGAPVDGPFDFKIVCTDAPQKVEMMVFDDGSATLANVFSFPSGGIVMEFSRATGEILNATAVYEGKEVALALEAPLVASAIASDIDGLIAGIQQSLGRLKKVPVANLVSLKLATEIENFKSNPDPSAGALTWLASPLDLGKVQEYLADKTGLFNSTRQATPEDSTEVPEPLLTHPTQPQTPAPFTDEITPKLNTVDSKGMIVAQGSIAEFSMSADSISWPGEINFQATFVNPDGTLPGYSEWFYFPPKDVYTYIDPIVFGGGMHASLSRNLNHPGTYTVIHKVFKNVSSNWLLASATKTFTVTIPPTDAAFVANPTTGPAPLTVSATATNPTAPSQDPYEFEWTVSGTTPVKGSSSYSYTFTTPGVYAISLKATDPRTGASSTSSVAITVTEPAIEPPPQDLVTEANATVKGVKINRNSWNGNYFAFASPSSSYYFHDDNDFVSSFMIIPIGFGDMQMSPVTSQYGVGDIQLYMAVDVQDSSMCSLNATINQNMPNSAYTCDPLYPVSTTIDIRIFRYNLGSTATIRGCADLFGNQSGTPGDEPCFIVNSYYPPYSSGNGTLYSSLGHYTHGELSVTGKTGSAISGTFNFRMVDMETSATPVQISRGSFKVEESNIQH; encoded by the coding sequence ATGAAGAAAAATTTTTTAATTTGGCTATTAGTGTTAATTTCCATCAACTTTCTTAGTGCCTGTGGCGGTGGCGGAGGTGATAGCGGCACGGGGAATCCGGATCCCTCTGTTCAATATTTTGTTGGGGGTACGGTGGAAGGGCACAATGGCACTTTGAGTGTTCAGAACAGCCAGGGAGATGTAAGGAAAATCTTTACCTTTAATGACAGCTTTATGTTCTCCTCCAAGTATTTTGGTGGCGACGAGTATGCGGTGGCCATCTATGAACATCCGATTGGCCAACACTGCACCATCGACCACCCGACTGGAATAGCGGGAGCCCCGGTCGATGGCCCCTTCGATTTCAAGATCGTCTGCACAGACGCTCCCCAAAAAGTCGAAATGATGGTGTTCGACGATGGCAGTGCAACCCTGGCCAACGTCTTTTCTTTCCCGAGCGGTGGTATTGTGATGGAGTTTTCGAGGGCGACAGGAGAGATCCTGAACGCGACCGCCGTTTATGAAGGGAAGGAAGTGGCACTGGCACTGGAGGCACCACTGGTTGCTTCCGCCATCGCGAGCGATATTGATGGGCTCATCGCTGGGATTCAGCAATCACTAGGCCGGTTAAAAAAAGTCCCCGTTGCCAATCTCGTTTCCCTCAAGCTGGCTACCGAAATTGAAAACTTCAAATCGAATCCGGATCCCTCAGCGGGAGCCTTGACCTGGCTCGCTTCTCCTCTCGACTTGGGTAAGGTCCAGGAATACCTCGCTGACAAAACCGGCCTGTTTAACTCGACAAGGCAAGCGACTCCCGAAGATAGCACTGAAGTGCCCGAGCCGTTGCTGACGCATCCGACCCAGCCCCAAACCCCGGCTCCCTTCACGGACGAAATTACTCCAAAGCTCAACACGGTTGATTCAAAAGGAATGATCGTTGCCCAAGGCAGTATTGCCGAATTCAGCATGTCTGCCGATTCTATCTCCTGGCCAGGAGAGATCAATTTCCAGGCGACTTTCGTCAACCCTGACGGCACCCTTCCTGGATATTCAGAGTGGTTTTATTTTCCGCCGAAAGATGTTTATACGTACATCGACCCGATTGTTTTCGGTGGTGGAATGCATGCCAGTCTGAGTAGAAACCTTAATCATCCAGGAACTTATACGGTTATCCATAAAGTATTTAAAAATGTGAGCTCAAACTGGCTTCTTGCCAGCGCGACCAAGACGTTCACCGTCACCATACCACCCACAGACGCGGCCTTTGTTGCCAATCCGACCACCGGTCCGGCTCCCCTGACGGTGTCTGCCACCGCAACCAATCCAACCGCTCCCTCTCAGGATCCATATGAGTTTGAATGGACTGTGAGCGGCACAACCCCCGTAAAGGGGAGCAGCTCATACAGTTACACGTTTACCACGCCAGGTGTGTACGCAATCAGCCTTAAAGCCACCGACCCGAGAACCGGCGCATCCTCAACCTCATCCGTTGCGATAACGGTTACCGAGCCTGCGATTGAACCGCCCCCGCAAGACCTGGTCACTGAAGCGAACGCCACGGTAAAAGGGGTAAAAATCAACCGGAACAGTTGGAATGGGAATTACTTCGCCTTCGCGAGCCCGTCCAGCAGTTATTATTTCCATGATGATAACGATTTTGTTTCCTCATTCATGATTATTCCGATTGGTTTTGGTGATATGCAGATGTCCCCTGTTACATCTCAGTATGGTGTTGGAGATATTCAGCTCTACATGGCCGTTGACGTGCAGGACAGCAGCATGTGCAGCCTAAATGCGACGATCAATCAAAACATGCCGAATTCGGCCTACACATGTGACCCCCTTTATCCCGTCTCCACCACAATCGATATCCGGATTTTCCGATACAATCTCGGCTCTACAGCGACTATCCGTGGGTGCGCGGATTTATTCGGTAACCAAAGTGGTACGCCTGGTGATGAACCGTGCTTTATCGTTAACAGTTACTATCCCCCGTATTCTTCCGGTAACGGTACTCTGTATAGCTCTCTGGGGCATTACACCCACGGCGAACTGTCCGTAACCGGAAAAACCGGGTCGGCGATTTCCGGCACCTTCAATTTTCGCATGGTCGATATGGAAACCAGCGCCACCCCCGTCCAGATCAGCCGCGGATCATTTAAGGTAGAGGAAAGCAATATTCAGCACTAA